One Streptomyces mobaraensis NBRC 13819 = DSM 40847 DNA segment encodes these proteins:
- a CDS encoding Ig-like domain-containing protein, with the protein MNVLPLSARAAGTGTRGRRGVLSALVLAAVMTVATACGGDGDGSDAGKKSGKKVSAEGPSQAVVSIAVKDGATDVKTSGALKVTAEQGSLTSVKVTDGKGGRIEGKISRGGSLWEPVAHLAASTKYSVDAIAKDKDGRESAKHASFTTLTPQNTFAGYFTPEDGSTVGVGMPVSLTFSRGITDPKAVERAVKVTAEPAVDVKPHWFGNDRLDFRPEKYWAAGTKVTLSLNLNGVEGRPGVYGTQTKTVKFTVGRSQVSTVDAKAHTMKVERDGKVIKTVPISAGAPGHSTYNGQMVISEKYDVTRMNGDTVGFGGEYDIKDVPHAMRLSTSGTFIHGNYWSGHDTFGSENASHGCVGLEDQRGGGDPSMPGAWFFKNSMIGDVVVVKNSDDKVIQPENGLNGWNLPWSEWTKSS; encoded by the coding sequence GTGAACGTGTTGCCGCTGTCCGCGAGAGCCGCGGGGACGGGGACGAGGGGACGCCGGGGAGTGCTGTCCGCCCTGGTGCTGGCCGCGGTGATGACCGTGGCGACGGCGTGCGGAGGCGACGGGGACGGCTCGGACGCGGGCAAGAAGTCGGGCAAGAAGGTCAGCGCCGAGGGCCCGTCCCAGGCCGTGGTCTCGATCGCCGTCAAGGACGGCGCGACCGATGTGAAGACCAGCGGGGCCCTCAAGGTCACCGCCGAGCAGGGCAGCCTGACGTCGGTGAAGGTGACGGACGGCAAGGGCGGCCGAATAGAGGGGAAGATATCCCGCGGCGGGTCCCTCTGGGAGCCCGTCGCCCACCTGGCCGCCTCCACCAAGTACTCGGTGGACGCCATCGCCAAGGACAAGGACGGCCGCGAGTCCGCCAAGCACGCGTCGTTCACCACCCTCACCCCGCAGAACACCTTCGCCGGGTACTTCACCCCCGAGGACGGCAGCACCGTCGGCGTGGGCATGCCGGTCTCGCTCACCTTCAGCCGGGGCATCACCGACCCCAAGGCGGTGGAGCGGGCGGTCAAGGTGACCGCCGAGCCCGCCGTCGACGTCAAGCCGCACTGGTTCGGCAACGACCGCCTCGACTTCCGGCCGGAGAAGTACTGGGCGGCCGGCACCAAGGTCACCCTGAGCCTCAACCTCAACGGCGTCGAGGGCCGCCCCGGCGTCTACGGCACCCAGACCAAGACCGTGAAGTTCACCGTCGGCCGCTCCCAGGTGAGCACGGTGGACGCCAAGGCGCACACCATGAAGGTCGAGCGCGACGGCAAGGTCATCAAGACCGTCCCGATATCCGCGGGCGCCCCCGGCCACTCGACCTACAACGGTCAGATGGTGATCAGCGAGAAGTACGACGTGACCCGGATGAACGGCGACACGGTCGGCTTCGGCGGCGAGTACGACATCAAGGACGTGCCGCACGCGATGCGCCTGTCCACCTCCGGCACCTTCATCCACGGCAACTACTGGTCCGGCCACGACACCTTCGGCTCCGAGAACGCCAGCCACGGCTGCGTCGGCCTGGAGGACCAGCGGGGCGGCGGCGACCCCTCGATGCCCGGCGCCTGGTTCTTCAAGAACTCCATGATCGGCGACGTGGTCGTGGTGAAGAACTCCGACGACAAGGTGATCCAGCCGGAGAACGGCCTCAACGGCTGGAACCTGCCGTGGTCGGAGTGGACCAAGAGCAGCTGA
- a CDS encoding enoyl-CoA hydratase/isomerase family protein, producing MTVHLEVAEGVGTVRLDRPPMNALDIATQDRLRELAEELTHRADVRAVVLWGGEKVFAAGADIKEMRDMDHAAMIARSRSLQDAFTAVARIPKPVVAAVTGYALGGGCELALCADFRIAADNAKLGQPEILLGLIPGAGGTQRLPRLIGPSKAKDLIFTGRQVKADEALAIGLVDRVVPAAEVYEQAHAWAARLAAGPAIALRAAKESVDSGLETDIDTGLAIERNWFAGLFATEDREIGMRSFVEDGPGKAKFV from the coding sequence ATGACTGTGCATCTTGAGGTCGCGGAGGGCGTCGGCACCGTCCGGCTCGACCGTCCGCCGATGAACGCGCTGGACATCGCCACCCAGGACCGGCTGCGCGAGCTGGCCGAGGAGCTCACCCACCGCGCGGACGTGCGGGCCGTGGTGCTCTGGGGCGGGGAGAAGGTGTTCGCGGCCGGCGCGGACATCAAGGAGATGCGGGACATGGACCACGCGGCCATGATCGCCCGGTCCCGCTCGCTCCAGGACGCCTTCACCGCCGTCGCCCGCATCCCCAAGCCGGTGGTCGCCGCGGTCACCGGTTACGCGCTGGGCGGCGGCTGCGAGCTGGCGCTCTGCGCCGACTTCCGGATCGCCGCCGACAACGCCAAGCTCGGCCAGCCCGAGATCCTGCTCGGCCTGATCCCGGGCGCGGGCGGCACCCAGCGGCTGCCCCGGCTGATCGGCCCGTCCAAGGCCAAGGACCTCATCTTCACCGGCCGTCAGGTCAAGGCCGACGAGGCGCTGGCCATCGGCCTGGTGGACCGGGTGGTCCCGGCCGCCGAGGTGTACGAGCAGGCGCACGCCTGGGCGGCCCGGCTCGCCGCGGGACCCGCCATCGCCCTGCGGGCCGCGAAGGAGTCGGTGGACTCCGGCCTGGAGACCGACATCGACACCGGGCTGGCCATCGAACGCAACTGGTTCGCCGGGCTGTTCGCCACCGAGGACCGGGAGATCGGTATGCGCAGCTTTGTCGAGGACGGTCCGGGCAAGGCGAAGTTCGTCTGA
- a CDS encoding ATP-binding protein: MAGLEGTEQPRRGVGTAGTRWAPAVDDELALRALERYGDPTVREIRMPSCPESTVAVRRLTRAVIVHHWGLSERLAEPAVLLVSELVGNAVRHTGARHFGLRLVRRRGWIRAEVRDPSRGLPCLVPVGELDISGRGLFLVDRLADRWGVDLLARGKTTWFEMRVADR, translated from the coding sequence ATGGCGGGTCTGGAGGGAACGGAGCAGCCGCGACGCGGAGTCGGTACGGCCGGGACGCGCTGGGCTCCGGCGGTTGACGACGAACTGGCGCTCAGGGCGCTCGAGCGGTACGGCGACCCCACGGTCCGTGAGATCCGGATGCCCTCCTGCCCGGAGTCCACGGTCGCGGTGCGGCGGCTCACCCGGGCGGTGATCGTCCACCACTGGGGGCTCTCCGAGCGGCTCGCCGAGCCGGCGGTGCTCCTCGTCTCGGAGCTCGTGGGCAACGCCGTCCGGCACACCGGAGCTCGGCACTTCGGGCTGCGGCTGGTCCGGCGCCGGGGCTGGATCCGCGCCGAGGTGCGCGACCCCTCGCGCGGGCTGCCGTGCCTGGTGCCGGTGGGGGAGCTGGACATCAGCGGACGCGGCCTGTTCCTCGTCGACCGGCTCGCCGACCGGTGGGGCGTGGACCTGCTGGCGCGGGGCAAGACGACGTGGTTCGAGATGCGGGTCGCCGACCGCTGA